TCCATTTAAAAGAGATGGAAATCCCCCtctcgtttttttttttcataaataagaGCTAAATTGCGAGCCTGCCATTTATTTACTTTGTAGAATCCGTTGACATTGTCCCCTTCCTTTTGTTGTCcactttgttttttatttgagaattttttggtgcttaattgttttttaagttGAGATCACGTGTTACTGATTTCTGATTAGCTAGTGTGATCATTTAGTAGTATATACTCAGATTTttctataataatttttttaaaaaataatatcttaataattatatttttttgtggaattgatttttcatataatttatatattttctatgtAACAATACTTCGttgtaacaaaaaaatttatcatGACAAACGATGATATTATTAAGTAGATTTGATTGTACTTGATATTGTCGTATAAAGGTTTGAAATAGCTCACCCAAAAGTTATTTGAATTGGGATGAATTGTGTTAGAATTGGAAAAATTATGAGTTAAAATTCGTAACTCttacacacatatataataattatgagTTGTGTAAACAATTTAAATATGTTATACTTTTTCATGAAaattaatttgtataactaGTTTACTTTTGCCTTTTAGTGTGaggtataaaatataattatctcaaatatttGATTGGAGATATTAGATAGTCCTGTGATTATTTATCCAATAATTTTTACCATAATGATAAGATAAGTTATTTCatttacataataaaataacttattcaaaataattaatctcgTAATAATTTATTCTCATTCAAACAATCCCTAATAGACTAATGAAAGGGCTCAAGTCAATTTAAAGGATAATTCAATTCACAGTGCTTTTCACATTCATGCAGTAGCCCGTATGAGAGTGGACCTCATCGTTAAGGTGCAAACATTGGAAACTGCTGGCTAAAGATTCTGCGTACGCGACTAACAATATGAATGAATCCtgttataaataaattgatataaatattttattttaatgtgaactttagaaattatgATTCTACCGATCAATTCCGCGACATATAAGTTCAAATAGacaaaatcataaattcaaattcatttacGTAAATAGACAACTATGCGTTTTACCTattcttattttgtatttattgtaaaattttattcacctaattaaatttataatttccaAGACATCTTTTCCAttcattcaaaataaaaataactactacaatgaaaagaattataaaaatttacaaGTTGGAAATGTGAAagggaaaagaaagaaacaaatatcattaaatttgtcaaaaaaaattggaaaatcaaatcaaaaccaTACTAAACAATTCCAAATTTTGCACTTTTTCTAGTTCTAGAAGAAGGGGTCTAAAATTGTAGAAATTGCATCCAATCACATTCACTTTCCTATATTATAATTGTGGGAACACAAATACAAAGTCAAAATCTCATTTGTGCAGTCTTGAGAAACAAGACACCATCAATGTAGAGAGATCTTGAACAAGTCAATATAAACCCCACCTCAACACAAAGCAAAGTATCAATTCTCTCATTTCTCATACTTTCTCTCAAAACCCAAATCGGAAAAAACCATGGCCGGAGTTGAATTCCTCCCCAAAGAATATGGATATGTAATTCTTGCTCTTGCTGCCTACTGCTTCCTCAACTTCTGGATGTCCTTTCAAGTCGGCAAAGCCCGCAAACAGTACGGTTTTGTCTAAATCTCTgtttatttcttgattttgccTAATTTTACAAAACCCCTTTTGTGACTTTGAAGCTAAagatttgtctttttttttttttttagatttatcCCTAACCCCTTTTGTGATTTGAAgctaaagatttttttttttgcaagatTTATCCCAACCCCTTTTGTGATTTGAAGCTAGAGATACTGATTAATGATGGAAAACTTAACAGGTACAAGGTTTCTTATCCAACAATGTATGCTACTGAAGCTGAAAACAAGAATGCTAAGTCCTTTAACTGTGTTCAGGTATGCTATCTTCTGTTTAGAGGTAATGACATAGTTTATTGTTTGGTAATTTATAGTTTAGGAAATGATATGGATTTGCTGTTATGTTGGTGTTTTGATTGCAGAGAGGTCATCAGAATTCATTAGAAATGATGCCAATGTTTTTCATGCTGATGATTGTTGGAGGAATTAGGCACCCCTTGATTTGTGCATCTCTTGGAGCTGTTTATATTGTATCTCGCTATTTCTACTTCACTGGTTATTCCACTGGCGATCCCCAAAATCGTCTTACTCTTGGGTTAGTCTCTCGTCCAGACTCCAGTCTTCCTTGAATGCGGATTTTCATTTAGATTGAATGTTACTAACAATTTGAGTATCCAAAAATGtcgaaga
The Solanum stenotomum isolate F172 chromosome 12, ASM1918654v1, whole genome shotgun sequence DNA segment above includes these coding regions:
- the LOC125849142 gene encoding uncharacterized protein LOC125849142, giving the protein MAGVEFLPKEYGYVILALAAYCFLNFWMSFQVGKARKQYKVSYPTMYATEAENKNAKSFNCVQRGHQNSLEMMPMFFMLMIVGGIRHPLICASLGAVYIVSRYFYFTGYSTGDPQNRLTLGKYNFLAIMGLLICAISCGVNFLMS